From the Carya illinoinensis cultivar Pawnee chromosome 4, C.illinoinensisPawnee_v1, whole genome shotgun sequence genome, one window contains:
- the LOC122306440 gene encoding uncharacterized protein LOC122306440, with protein MDRAWMHIEDRMRSNEYVAGVKIFIDMAKAHAPGRDCIRCPCRRCQNRSFHPIALVEDHLFLIGIDTSYTEWIFHGEEETVQYNTLSNEEGSDDYPYNDYIDDVDEMLDDIRVGSFMDNSSSPEANADRVPEGHTSHTPMHPNFNELLDDAKKPLYPNCSKFSKLSFIVKLLHIKTVGGWIVKSFDMIIKLLQAAFPQAHFPTSYNEARQLQRGLGFSYKKIHVCPYDCALFWKDNAEKDECPKCNASRWASSRPNQNRIPKKVLRYFPLKLWLQRLFVSKKTAQVMRWHKTERVDDSTYMRHPADSQVWKDFNRKHASFAEDPRSVRLGLASDGFNPFNNMSKPYSIWPVLLVPYNLPPWLCMKDPYLMLSLLIPGPRAPGNDIDVFMRPLIDELIKLWEEGVPTYDAYKR; from the coding sequence ATGGATAGGGCTTGGATGCATATCGAAGATAGGATGCGTTCCAATGAATATGTTGCAGGCGTTAAAATATTCATAGATATGGCAAAGGCCCATGCACCGGGGAGAGACTgcattaggtgtccatgtaggAGATGCCAAAATCGATCTTTCCATCCTATTGCATTGGTTGAGGATCATTTGTTCCTCATCGGGATAGATACATCTTATACAGAATGGATATTCCATGGCGAGGAGGAAACTGTGCAATACAACACATTGTCGAATGAAGAGGGTAGTGATGACTATCCCTACAATGACTACATTGATGATGTGGacgagatgttagatgacatccgtGTTGGATCCTTCATGGACAATTCCTCTAGTCCAGAAGCTAATGCAGACCGAGTTCCCGAAGGACACACCTCTCATACTCCAATGCACCCTAACTTCAATGAGTTGCTAGATGATGCCAAAAAGCCACTCTATCCAAATTGTTCTAAGTTCTCAAAGCTATCATTCATAGTCAAGTTGCTTCATATAAAGACTGTAGGTGGTTGGATTGTGAAGTCGTTTGACATGATTATCAAGCTTTTGCAAGCAGCATTTCCTCAAGCACATTTCCCTACCTCATATAACGAGGCTCGCCAATTACAACGTGGGTTAGGCTTTAGTTACAAAAAGATACATGTATGTCCATATGATTGTGCCTTATTTTGGAAAGATAATGCTGAGAAGGATGAGTGCCCTAAATGTAATGCATCTAGGTGGGCCTCAAGCAGACCTAACCAAAATAGGATACCCAAAAAAGTCCTCCgatattttcctttgaagctGTGGTTGCAAAGGTTGTTTGTGTCAAAGAAGACTGCCCAAGTCATGAGATGGCATAAAACAGAGCGTGTTGATGATTCCACCTACATGAGACATCCGGCAGATTCACAGGTATGGAAAGACTTTAATAGGAAGCATGCCTCATTTGCTGAAGATCCTCGTAGTGTCAGACTTGGCTTAGCGAGTGATGGGTTCAACCCATTCAATAACATGAGCAAGCCGTACAGTATTTGGCCAGTGCTACTTGTTCCTTACAACTTGCCTCCTTGGTTATGCATGAAGGATCCGTACTTGATGCTGTCATTGTTAATCCCTGGACCAAGGGCACCAGGAAATGATATTGACGTGTTTATGCGTCCACTAATAGATGAGTTGATAAAATTATGGGAAGAGGGAGTTCCCACGTATGATGCATACAAAAGATAA